One region of Tamandua tetradactyla isolate mTamTet1 chromosome 6, mTamTet1.pri, whole genome shotgun sequence genomic DNA includes:
- the ENY2 gene encoding transcription and mRNA export factor ENY2 isoform X1, producing the protein MVVSKMNKDAQMRAAINQKLIETGERERLKELLRAKLIECGWKDQLKAHCKEVIKEKGLEHVTVDDLVAEITPKGRALVPDSVKKELLQRIRTFLAQHASL; encoded by the exons ATGGTG GTTAGCAAGATGAACAAAGATGCGCAGATGAGAGCAGCGATTAACCAAAAGTTgatagaaactggagaaagagaaCG CCTCAAAGAGTTGCTGAGAGCTAAGTTAATTGAATGTGGCTGGAAGGATCAGTTGAAGGCACACTGTAAAG aggtaattaaagaaaaaggacTAGAACACGTTACTGTTGATGACTTGGTGGCTGAAATCACTCCAAAAGGCAGAG CTCTGGTACCTGACAGTGTAAAGAAGGAACTCctacaaagaataagaacattcctTGCTCAGCATGCCAGCCTTTAA
- the ENY2 gene encoding transcription and mRNA export factor ENY2 isoform X2, protein MNKDAQMRAAINQKLIETGERERLKELLRAKLIECGWKDQLKAHCKEVIKEKGLEHVTVDDLVAEITPKGRALVPDSVKKELLQRIRTFLAQHASL, encoded by the exons ATGAACAAAGATGCGCAGATGAGAGCAGCGATTAACCAAAAGTTgatagaaactggagaaagagaaCG CCTCAAAGAGTTGCTGAGAGCTAAGTTAATTGAATGTGGCTGGAAGGATCAGTTGAAGGCACACTGTAAAG aggtaattaaagaaaaaggacTAGAACACGTTACTGTTGATGACTTGGTGGCTGAAATCACTCCAAAAGGCAGAG CTCTGGTACCTGACAGTGTAAAGAAGGAACTCctacaaagaataagaacattcctTGCTCAGCATGCCAGCCTTTAA